Below is a window of Arthrobacter sp. SLBN-112 DNA.
CGTGGCGGACGCGGAACTGATCCGGGCCGCCCTCGAATCACCGCCCTGGACCATCTACGGCCAAAGCTACGGCGGCTTTTGCGCCCTGACCTACCTTTCCTTCGCTCCGGAAGGACTCCGCGAAGCACTCATCACGGGGGGCCTGGCACCGCTCACCGGCAGCGCCGACGACGTATACCGGGCCACGTTCCAGCGCGTCGCTGCCCGGAACGAGGAATACTTCGGCTGGTACCCAGAGGACCGGGAGACGGTGGAGCGGATTGCCCGGCACCTGCGGTCCATGACCGAGATCATGCCCGACGGCGCGCCCCTCACCGTGGAGCGGTTCCAGATGGCAGGGGCATTCCTGGGCGGCAACACGCGCGTGGACAGCCTCCACTACCTGCTGGAAGACGCCTTCGTAGACACGCCGGGTGGACCCCGCCTGTCCGATACCTTCCTGGAACAGCTCCAGGGCGTCGTCTCCCGCCGTTCGAACCCGCTGTATGCGCTGATGCACGAATCCATCTACGGCCAGGGGCAGGCCACCAACTGGTCCGCGTGGCGGATGCTCGGCGAAAACCCCTGGTTCAGGCCCGACGCCGAGCCCCTGCTCCTGACCGGCGAGATGGTCTATCCGTGGTACTTCGAGCAGGACCCCGCCCTCGGGCCGCTGCGGGACGTGGCCGAACTGCTGGCCGCCAAGCAGGACTGGAAGCCGTTGTACGACCCCCGGGTGCTGGCGGCCAATACCGTTCCCGTGGCAGCGGCCGTGTACACCGACGACATCTATGTTGACCGGGACCTCTCCCTC
It encodes the following:
- a CDS encoding alpha/beta fold hydrolase, with the translated sequence MRTVEHWFTVPLDHFSPVDPSAPAAETITVFAREYVSAAHSEAAAAALPWLLFLQGGPGGRGNRWASLGGWGKAAAADFRILMLDQRGTGLSTPVDRRTLPARGDAAEQAAYLEHFRADSIVADAELIRAALESPPWTIYGQSYGGFCALTYLSFAPEGLREALITGGLAPLTGSADDVYRATFQRVAARNEEYFGWYPEDRETVERIARHLRSMTEIMPDGAPLTVERFQMAGAFLGGNTRVDSLHYLLEDAFVDTPGGPRLSDTFLEQLQGVVSRRSNPLYALMHESIYGQGQATNWSAWRMLGENPWFRPDAEPLLLTGEMVYPWYFEQDPALGPLRDVAELLAAKQDWKPLYDPRVLAANTVPVAAAVYTDDIYVDRDLSLRTAAAVRGLQAWETADFHHDGIADDGERIFARLLGMARSGGR